TGGCTGTGGAATGGACACAGCAGGAGAGGATTAGTGGACTGGAAGACAAACGCAGACAGAGCACCGTGACCCCCAACATGTGGGCCATACTGAGGGAGGGCCGCAGACATAGAGGCTGCGGTCGGAGGTTCTGACGGCAGTCCCAGGAGGAGAGAAGGTGGAGAGTgggcagagaaatatttttttaaatagtgagacTTTTCCAGAACTGATGAAATACACCAGTCCATAGATACAAGAGTCCCTGTGAATTCCCAAGAAGGAGAAATCCACCAGACACACCTCAGGGaaactgcagaaaaccaaagTCAAACAGAAGATCTTGGAGAGGAAAAGACAGATCAGCATCAAAGGAACAGCTCCCGGAGGGACCGAGACCAAGTCCCacaccaacaggaaccagggGACATCTCTGTGCACTGAGGGAAGGAGGCCCCCGCTCACATGCTCCCCGGTGAGAATACCCTTCAGAAATGgggcaaaataaagacatcttcagagggaaaaacaaacacaaacaaacaaaagtgggAGTTTGTCACCAGCAGAGCTGCACTAAAGGAAATTCTAAGGCATCTTTAGGCAGGAGCCAAGGCTGAGGAtgccaggaaggaggagggagtaCTCATATGTGGGAGACTGTAAGGAATGCTGTATCCAAGGGCAGCGATGACGTCTAGTGGGTTGAGTCAATGGAAGAATTCAGAAACTGGACGACAACATTCCAGGGCAGGAAGGAGTGTCGCTGCCAGAGCCCACCCCGGCTAACGAAAGGGGAGGACAGGTGGGACATCTGGGGCCACACGTCCCAAGATCCAAAGGCAATGGGGAGAAGAAATGACCCAAAGCCAAATTCTTTCCACCGATGTCTTTTATTAATGAATGCAAAATACAGTACTGAGACAGGGCATGCATCACAGACAACAAGAAAGCAAGCTACAGAAACTGGGAGTCAGAGGGCCTCATTACATCTGAGGTAGAGCGAGGTGGTGCCGGGGAGCGGGACACTGGGGGGCGAGCACCGGCCCCACTCGGGACTACGGACCACAGGAGAGCTTGGGGGGGGTCGGCCACACGGCAAGAACAGCTGAAAACGTTTCACATCCCTTCACCCATTCCAGCTCCCCTCTTTGTGGGCAGAGCTTCAGGGTTCCCTTGTCACCAGCTTGCTGGGGTGTCTCCACAGGACACCATCCTTCCCTCCAAGGGGCAGGCCCCACTTGCTCTCACCCGAAAATAAAGGCCCTTCATGTTGAACATGCCAAGGCTGCCATCCGGGGGGCTGGAGGCCGAGAGCATTAAGAAAGACCCTTTTGCTCTATAAAAATAGTTGCACTTTATAAAAGGGGGGACTGCTCATCTCAGGTGGGGAAGGATGTTGGCGTGAGAAAAACGTTCCACTGTGGTGGCGCAGGGGCGGACGAGACACGTGGGTTGGGGTCCCCCTCTTAGGCTCGACTGGGTTAGGTGGAGAGGGGTCCTTGTTTGCGGGGCCGGGAGGTTGGGGGTCAGGGAGGTGAGGCTGCACCCCTCGGGACCCGGTGTGTGGGGTGGCTGTGGCCGTGGCCGTGGCCGAGGCTGGCACGCGGCTGCTCAGTTGAGCAGGGTTCCATAGAGCTGGGCTTTCGTGAGACTGTCCTTACGGCTGAGCCCTGAGCCGCCAGTCCGAGGGAAGGCCGGCTGGGGGCTGAGGCGGGCAGCGGGGTGCATCTCTGGGGAGGCCTCCATGGAGCTGGGCTCCAAGGAGTCCCTGGAGCTGTGGGGGCTGTGCTCGGGCTCGGGGCTGCCGCCCGCCCCGCAGAGCTGCACCCCTAGCCTCTCCCGGTCCCCCTCGCCGGCCGCGTAGCTGGGCAGCGAGTCGGCTGGGCGGCCAGGGCTGAGGCTCAGGTCGCCGGCCGCCCGGAGGAAGCGGGACTCGGCCAGGTGGCCCTGGGAGAGGTCATCACCCTCTGAGAAGCTATCGGCCTTGTAGCTGGCATAGAGAGGGCTGGCGCGGCCCTCAGCCTTGTTGCCtgagctgcccccgcccccgaaGTAGCGGTCGGAGAAGTTGCAGGGAGATGCGcggcccgcggcggcggcggcggcggcggcggcggccgcaggGGGGGCGGCCGGGAAGGGGTAGGCGCCAATGTCCTCCACGCTCAGCGGCCGCCACTGGCCGCGCACATCCTCCCCGGCCAGCCGGGCTGACCCCGGCTTGGCCCGCAGATTCCACAGGTTGGGGGGCATCAGGGCCGGCTGGGGGCCCGGGGAGACCGGGAAGCGGAAGGAGTCGGCCGGGTACGGCGACACAGTCCGCGCAAACCCTGGAGCCACCTCGGCTTCAAGCGGGGCGGCCACCGCGGCTGCGGCCGCGGCGTAGCGCGGGCTGCTCTCATAGGCCGGGGGCGGCCTGCGGCCGAAGAGCTCATCGCGGCTATTCAGGTAGATGGCCTGCTGCGAGGCAGTGAGTGTGCTGGCCTGGGCGTGCTCCTTCTCCTCCGACGTGGCGCTGAAGCTCGAGTAGGAGCTGGATGTGGGCAGCGAGCCCGCGTAGCCCGGGAAGGCCTCGTGCCGGTAGCTGGCCGGGAAGGCGGCTGCctcggcctcctcctcctcctcggccgCGCTGTCGGTGGAATTCTGGGCCCGCAGGAAGCCCACGTCGGCCACCGGCCCATCCACGCTGGGCCGCCGGTCACGCCGCCGCTCCTCGGGACAGTAGAGGGCCGTGTCACTGCAGTAGATGTCCTCCTTGTAGGGGGGCCGGGGGCCTGGCTTCTCCACCCCGTCGCGGAAGGTCAGGTCACGAGCCGAGGCATCTGACAGCTGGGAGGACAAGCTGCCAGGGTCAGGCTTCTCCAGCACCTTGGCAATGACGCATGTTGGGACGCTGTCAGCGTAGGACGGGTGGCAGAGTGGGGCGGGCAGGCTGCAGCCGTGCTTCTCCATGTGCAGGCTCACGCGCTCCTGGAATTCCGATGGCAGCTAGAGTGGGATGGGCgcgaggaggaggggagggcaggcacAGGGGTCAGAGTCAGCCCCGGACTGGCAGCTGAGACTGATCGACAGGCAGATGGACAAACAGGGATCTGCCCAGGACTTCTGAAATCGCACCAGCTGGAGCCGATGCCCAGGGCGCTGAATTTTACAAGCTCCTGGGATGTGCCAGAGGACCCTGGTCACCCCCACAGACCCCGGCTCACTCCAGCTGGGCCCCGCAGAGCCCGGAGGCTGGAACCAGGGGCTGACTTGGGCCCCTCTTGGGTCTCCCACCGAGGGGATGACTTGttccccagccccagggtctCTGGGGGACACCCCCTGCCTAATCGTACAGCCTAAGTCCTCCCAAATAAGACAGACTCAGAAACAGATGCAACAAAGATTGAGGCCCAGGCGCCCAGCAGTTTCCGCATGAGCACGTGGGGCCTTGTGGGGGACGTCCTGCTACTGTTTGATCTATTTTGTGAGTGTATCAGGTGTGGCCGAGGCTCAGGGAGAGGGGACATGCACAAGGCCTGGGTGAGGGGAGTGAGtggggccgg
This DNA window, taken from Camelus dromedarius isolate mCamDro1 chromosome 5, mCamDro1.pat, whole genome shotgun sequence, encodes the following:
- the BEGAIN gene encoding brain-enriched guanylate kinase-associated protein isoform X3, coding for MALQRINQELEDKLYRMGQHYEEEKRALSHEIVALNSHLLEAKVTIDKLSEDNLPSEFQERVSLHMEKHGCSLPAPLCHPSYADSVPTCVIAKVLEKPDPGSLSSQLSDASARDLTFRDGVEKPGPRPPYKEDIYCSDTALYCPEERRRDRRPSVDGPVADVGFLRAQNSTDSAAEEEEEAEAAAFPASYRHEAFPGYAGSLPTSSSYSSFSATSEEKEHAQASTLTASQQAIYLNSRDELFGRRPPPAYESSPRYAAAAAAVAAPLEAEVAPGFARTVSPYPADSFRFPVSPGPQPALMPPNLWNLRAKPGSARLAGEDVRGQWRPLSVEDIGAYPFPAAPPAAAAAAAAAAAGRASPCNFSDRYFGGGGSSGNKAEGRASPLYASYKADSFSEGDDLSQGHLAESRFLRAAGDLSLSPGRPADSLPSYAAGEGDRERLGVQLCGAGGSPEPEHSPHSSRDSLEPSSMEASPEMHPAARLSPQPAFPRTGGSGLSRKDSLTKAQLYGTLLN
- the BEGAIN gene encoding brain-enriched guanylate kinase-associated protein isoform X2, whose protein sequence is MWTGGRRPGRLRRAASAADMEKLSALQEQKGELRKRLSYTTHKLEKLETEFDSTRHYLEIELRRAQEELEKVTEKLRRIQSNYMALQRINQELEDKLYRMGQHYEEEKRALSHEIVALNSHLLEAKVTIDKLSEDNELYRKDCNLAAQLLQCSQTYGRVHKVSELPSEFQERVSLHMEKHGCSLPAPLCHPSYADSVPTCVIAKVLEKPDPGSLSSQLSDASARDLTFRDGVEKPGPRPPYKEDIYCSDTALYCPEERRRDRRPSVDGPVADVGFLRAQNSTDSAAEEEEEAEAAAFPASYRHEAFPGYAGSLPTSSSYSSFSATSEEKEHAQASTLTASQQAIYLNSRDELFGRRPPPAYESSPRYAAAAAAVAAPLEAEVAPGFARTVSPYPADSFRFPVSPGPQPALMPPNLWNLRAKPGSARLAGEDVRGQWRPLSVEDIGAYPFPAAPPAAAAAAAAAAAGRASPCNFSDRYFGGGGSSGNKAEGRASPLYASYKADSFSEGDDLSQGHLAESRFLRAAGDLSLSPGRPADSLPSYAAGEGDRERLGVQLCGAGGSPEPEHSPHSSRDSLEPSSMEASPEMHPAARLSPQPAFPRTGGSGLSRKDSLTKAQLYGTLLN
- the BEGAIN gene encoding brain-enriched guanylate kinase-associated protein isoform X1 encodes the protein MEKLRLRSPWVPSCLGQPRVLQGRLARSSPSLWDSALQEQKGELRKRLSYTTHKLEKLETEFDSTRHYLEIELRRAQEELEKVTEKLRRIQSNYMALQRINQELEDKLYRMGQHYEEEKRALSHEIVALNSHLLEAKVTIDKLSEDNELYRKDCNLAAQLLQCSQTYGRVHKVSELPSEFQERVSLHMEKHGCSLPAPLCHPSYADSVPTCVIAKVLEKPDPGSLSSQLSDASARDLTFRDGVEKPGPRPPYKEDIYCSDTALYCPEERRRDRRPSVDGPVADVGFLRAQNSTDSAAEEEEEAEAAAFPASYRHEAFPGYAGSLPTSSSYSSFSATSEEKEHAQASTLTASQQAIYLNSRDELFGRRPPPAYESSPRYAAAAAAVAAPLEAEVAPGFARTVSPYPADSFRFPVSPGPQPALMPPNLWNLRAKPGSARLAGEDVRGQWRPLSVEDIGAYPFPAAPPAAAAAAAAAAAGRASPCNFSDRYFGGGGSSGNKAEGRASPLYASYKADSFSEGDDLSQGHLAESRFLRAAGDLSLSPGRPADSLPSYAAGEGDRERLGVQLCGAGGSPEPEHSPHSSRDSLEPSSMEASPEMHPAARLSPQPAFPRTGGSGLSRKDSLTKAQLYGTLLN